Part of the Desulfolutivibrio sulfoxidireducens genome is shown below.
GCGCGGACATGATCTATCTGGACAAGGTCAATCCGGCCGACCGGCCCGGGGTGACCATCCCCCAGTTGGTGGACGATCTGGCGGCCAAGGGCGCCAGGCTGATCATCGCCGGCTCCGACGACATGAAGGACGGCATCCGCGAGGCGGCCGCCGCCCATCCCGAACTCATGTTCGTGCACGCATCCGGGGACGACGTGCTCACGGGCAAGGCCCCGAAGAACCTGGGCAACGTGTTCGGCCGCATGGAATACGGCAAGATGATGGCCGGATTCGCCGCGGCCATGACCACCAAGACCGGAAAAATCGCCTACCTGGGACCGCTGATCAACGACGAGACCCGGCGTCTGGCGGCCTCGGTGTACCTGGGCGCGCGCTACGCCTGGGAGAAGGTCCTGGGCCGGCCGGCCAAGGATCTTTCCTTCAAGGTCAGCTGGATCGGATTCTGGTTCAACATCCCCGGCGTGACCTCGGACCCCAACCAGGTGGCCGGGGCCTTTTTCGACGGCGGCTACGACGTGGTGGTCTCGGGCATCGACACCCCCGAGGCGCTTATCGTGGCCAAGCAGAAGCGCGGGGCCGGGGCCGACGCCTACGCCGTCTCCTATGATTACCGGCTTGCCTGCCAGGGATACGACGACGTGTGCCTGGGCGTGCCGTACTTCAACTGGGGACCGACCTTCCTGAAGCTGGTGGGACAGGCCAAGAACGGGACCTACACGCCCGTTTTCGAATGGCTGTCCCCGGATTTCGCGGACATCAACAATCCGGACACGTCCATCGTGGGCTATGCCGAGGGGCCGGCCCTGTCCGGGAAGGCCCGGGCGGAGCTTGGAAAGTTCGTGGCCGACCTGGGTTCGGGCAAGGTGAACCTGTTTACCGGGCCGCTCAACTACCAGGACGGCTCGGTGTTCCTTACGGACGGCGAAAAGGCCACGGACAAGCAGATCTGGTACCTGGGGCGGCTTCTGGAAGGCATGGACGGTCAAAGCGTAGCCAAATAGGGCCCACAGGGGCCTTGCGGGAACGACGCCGTGGACGTTTTTTTCTCGGACATCACCAAACGCTACGGCCGAATCCTGGCCAACGACGGCGTCACCGTGGCCCTTATGCCGGGCCGCATCCATGGACTTTTGGGTGAAAACGGGGCCGGCAAGAGCACGCTCATGCGCGTTCTTGCCGGCCATGTGGCGTGTGACAGAGGGTTTCTCGAGATCGACGGGACGCGGCACGAACGGTTGACCCCGGCGACGGCCATGGCCCTGGGCATCGGCATGCTCAGCCAGGACCCCCTGGATTTTCCGCCGCTTTCCGTATGGGAAAACTTCACCCTTGGCGGACCGCCGCGTTCCCGCACGGCGGCCAGGGCCAGGCTCCTTGAGCTTTCGCGGAACCTTGGATTCTTTTTTCGGCCCGACGATCCGGTTTCCCGGCTCACCGTGGCCGAGCGCCAGCAACTGGAACTGGCGCGGCTTATCGACAACGACGCGCGGCTTTTGATCCTCGACGAGCCCACCACGGGCATCTCACCGGCCCAGAAGGACATCCTGTTCCGCATCCTGCGCGATTTCGCTGCCAGCGCGGGCCGCATCGTGATCCTGGTGACGCATAAGCTGGCCGAGGCCGAGGAGTTGTGCGACGAGGTCCTTATCATGCGCCGGGGACGTCTGGCGGGCCGTTTCGAGCCGCCCTACGACGCCGGGACGCTCCTGGAGACCATGTTCGGCCCCGAGGCGGCCCAGGCCGCGGCGGAGCCGGAGATCGCCGGGGAGGCGGCCGCCGTGTCGGTCAAGGCCCCCGAGGTCGTGACACCGCCGGATGCCGCGCCCCTGGCCGAGCTGTCCGAGGCGGCCTTTTCCGATGAAAAATCGGCCCTGCCGCCCTGTACCCTGACGTTGTATCCCGGAGAGGTCATCGGCGTGGCCGGGGTGGCCGGCGGCGGCCAGGAGCTTTTCCTGCGCGGGCTGGCCGGGCTGGCCCGGGTGCGCCAGGGGAGCTTCCGCCTTGTCGGCGCACAGATGCGCGGCCGGGGCCTGGCCGCCTTTTTGCGGGCCGGGGTCCATTTCCTGCCCGCCTCGCGCCTGGAGGAGGGCCTTTTCCCGGGTCTGTCCCTGGCCGACCACGCCCGGCTCGGTTTTCCCTCCGAACACGGCGACATTCCGGGCCTTTTCTCCCGACGCTTCGTGGACCGCTTCCACGTGCCCAACCAGCCCGCCGCGCCGGCCGCGTCCCTGTCCGGGGGCAACCAGCAGCGGCTTTTGCTGTCGCTTATCCCGGACGCCACCAGGCTTCTCGTGGCCGAAAGCCCCACCAGGGGGCTGGACGTGGCCTCCACCGCCCAGGTCTGGGAGCATTTCCGGTCCCTGGCCGCCTCGGGCACGGCCGTGGTCTTCTCCTGCGAGGACCTGGATGAGATTCTGGCCCGGGCCGGGCGCATCCTGGTGTTCTTCAACCGGCGTCTGGCCGCCGATCTCCCCGCCGTCGGCCAGACCGTGCGAAGCCTCGGCCGCCACATGACCGGCCGGCCCGCCCAGGCCGTGGCCTGATCCCGACATGCGAAAATCCCCCCTGGCCCTCGCAAACCCCCTTCTCGCCCTTTGCATCGCCCTGGCCGCGACCCTGGCCGTGCTCTTTCTGGCCAAGGCCCCGCCCCTGACCACCCTGGCCGTGCTCTTCGGCGGCGGCCTGGATTCGCCGGGGGCCTGGCTGAAGACCCTGTCCGCGTTCATTCCGCTTTTTCTGTGCGCGACGGCCCTTCTGGCCACCTATGCCGCCGGGCTGTGGAACATCGGCGTGGAGGGACAGATCACCATGGGCGCGGTCTTTGCGGCGGGCGTGCTGCGTCTGCCCGACCCGGCCTCCTGCCCCCCGGCCCTGGCCCTGGCCCTGGCCCTTGGCGCGGCCTTTTGCGGCGGGGCCCTGTGGGCGCTTCTGGCCGGGGCACTGCGAGTCTTTGGCCGGGTGCACGAGCTTTTTTCCGGGCTCGGGCTCAACTTCGCGGCCACCGGGGTCGGGCTGTGGCTGATTTTAGGGCCCTGGAAACGGGCCGGCATGGCGTCATTAAGCGGCACGGAACCGCTTCCCGGGGCCTTCCGCCTGCCCGGGTTCGCCGGCAAGCCGGCCAGCATGTTCGGGGTGGTCCTGGCCGTGATCGCCTTCGTCCTGGTGGTCTGGCTTTTGCGGCGCACCACCTGGGGCCTCAAGCTCGCCGCCGTGCGCCAGAACCTCAAGGCCGCGCGCCTGATCGGCCTGTCCCCCAGGCGGCGCATGCTCGAGGCCATGGCCCTGTGCGGGGGACTGGCGGGTCTGGCCGGGGGGCTTCTGGTCACCGGGCTCTACCACCGCCTGATTCCCTCCATCTCCGGAAATTTCGGGTACACCGCCATTTTGGCCGTGCTCATGGTCTCGCTCGTCCCGTGGGCCGTGCCCCTGTCCTGTTTTTTCTTCGCCGTGCTCCTGGCCGGGGCGGTACAACTGCCCATGGCCCTGGAACTGGATTCGTCCCTAAGCGGGGTCATCCAGGGCGTTTTAGTCCTGGCCTTTCTGGCCGCCGGGCGGCTGAGCCTCGGCTCGAAATTCACGGGGAACCAATCATGACCGAGCCCCTGGCCGCCAATCTGGCCGCCGTGCTCTTCGCCGGCGCCCCCCTGGCCCTGGCCGCCCTGGGCGAGACCCTGTCCGAGCGGGCCGGGGTCATCAACCTGTCCGTGGACGGGACCATCCTGTTTGCGGCCATGACCGCCTTCGCCGCGGCCCGGATCACCGGAGACCCCTGGATCGGCGTGGCCGCCGGGGCCCTGGCCGGGGCCTTCGTGGCCGCCGTGCTGGCCGTGGCGGGGCTTTGGCTTCGGGCCCCGATTCTGGCCGTGGGCTTCATCCTGACCCTTCTGTGTCGCGACCTGGCCTACTTTCTGGGCCATCCCTACGCCCGCCAGCCCGGGCCGGACCTGGGGGTGTGGACCATCCCCGGCCTGCGCGACATTCCGTTTCTGGGCACGGTCATCGGCCGGCAAAGCCCGGTGGTGTACGGAAGCCTCGTCGCCGTGGCGGCGGTCACGTTTTTTTTGTACCGCACCCGGGCCGGACTGGCGCTTCGGGCGGCCGGGGAGTCGCCGCGCGCGGCCTTCGCCCGGGGCATCCCGGTGGAACGGCTAAGGACCCTCTACTGTCTCATCGGCGGGGCCTTCTCGGGCCTTGCCGGCGCGGCCTATTCCCTGGGCGTCAAGCCCGGCTGGGGGCATCCCCAGGGGGCCGAGGGCGCGGGCTGGATCGCCCTGGCCATCGTCATCTTCGGCGGCTGGCGGCCGTCGCGGGTGGTGCTCGGGGCCTATTTCTTCGCCCTCATCCAGGTCGTGGGCATCCATCTCCAGGACGCCCTGCCCGGGGTGCCCGGCACCATATTCCAGATCGCCCCCTTCCCGGTCATGATCGCGACCCTTTTGGGCATCAACATCCGCCGCTCGGGCCGCTTCCGGGACGCGGTGGCCGGCCTGCCCCTGCTTGGCCGGCTGGCCGGGAAACCGCCGGCCGGCGCACCCGGGGCCCTGGCCGGGGTCCTGGACCAGGATGCGGCGTAAGTTTACGCTGTGCGCCGCATCCCCCGCCGCGAGCCACGCCCGGACGGTTCATCCCGCCCCGGCCGCCTGGACGGCGGCAACGCGGCAGTGACAGGAACCATGGACACCAAAAAAGAGAACCCGTCCCCCCCGGCCAAAAGCGCCACCCCCTATTCCCACGGCATCCTCGGCAAGTTTCTGCACCTGGCCGGGGCGCAGTGGATCCGCGACGGGCTGCACACGGTCTTTCTGATCTACCTGGCCCGGCAAAGCACCAGCGACTACGGCGAATTCATGGTGGCCTTCGGGCTGGCCTCCATCGTCCTGTTTCTGGGGGAATTCGGCCTCAACCAGCCCCTGGTGGCCTCGCTCAGCAAAAAATTCACCCACAAGGGCGACATCCTGGCCCAGTACACCCTGCTCAAGGGCGGGATCATGACCGCCGGCTGGCTCGGGGTCCTGGTCTTCGTCCTGTGGCAGGACTACACGGCCGGCCTGACCAACCTGGTCCTGGTCATCTCCGCCGGGGTGGGGCTTGAGGCCCTGGCCAGCTCCTTTTTCGTGGCCATCCGGGTGGAGGGCCGCCAGGACCTGGAGGCCCGCATCCGGGCCCTGGCCGCCATTTTGGGATACGGCTGGGGGCTTGCGCTCCTGGTGGCCGGGGCCGCGCCCCACTGGATCGCGCTTTTCAAGCTCATCGAAAACAGCGTCAATCTGGTCGGCGGGGTGCTTTTGGCCCTGGCCAAGACCGATTTCACGGGACTCACCCTCAAGCGCAAGTCCCTGGCCCGCACCTGGGCCACGGCCAAGGGCGGGGCGGTGTTCGTGCTCATGGCCCTGGCGGCCATCCTGTACAACAAGGCCAACGT
Proteins encoded:
- a CDS encoding BMP family lipoprotein codes for the protein MKRAAWCLTALFLVLSLAPVSVRAEDKPFIFGLLLVGPYNDKGYSQAQYEGGKYVEEKLPGADMIYLDKVNPADRPGVTIPQLVDDLAAKGARLIIAGSDDMKDGIREAAAAHPELMFVHASGDDVLTGKAPKNLGNVFGRMEYGKMMAGFAAAMTTKTGKIAYLGPLINDETRRLAASVYLGARYAWEKVLGRPAKDLSFKVSWIGFWFNIPGVTSDPNQVAGAFFDGGYDVVVSGIDTPEALIVAKQKRGAGADAYAVSYDYRLACQGYDDVCLGVPYFNWGPTFLKLVGQAKNGTYTPVFEWLSPDFADINNPDTSIVGYAEGPALSGKARAELGKFVADLGSGKVNLFTGPLNYQDGSVFLTDGEKATDKQIWYLGRLLEGMDGQSVAK
- a CDS encoding ATP-binding cassette domain-containing protein; translation: MDVFFSDITKRYGRILANDGVTVALMPGRIHGLLGENGAGKSTLMRVLAGHVACDRGFLEIDGTRHERLTPATAMALGIGMLSQDPLDFPPLSVWENFTLGGPPRSRTAARARLLELSRNLGFFFRPDDPVSRLTVAERQQLELARLIDNDARLLILDEPTTGISPAQKDILFRILRDFAASAGRIVILVTHKLAEAEELCDEVLIMRRGRLAGRFEPPYDAGTLLETMFGPEAAQAAAEPEIAGEAAAVSVKAPEVVTPPDAAPLAELSEAAFSDEKSALPPCTLTLYPGEVIGVAGVAGGGQELFLRGLAGLARVRQGSFRLVGAQMRGRGLAAFLRAGVHFLPASRLEEGLFPGLSLADHARLGFPSEHGDIPGLFSRRFVDRFHVPNQPAAPAASLSGGNQQRLLLSLIPDATRLLVAESPTRGLDVASTAQVWEHFRSLAASGTAVVFSCEDLDEILARAGRILVFFNRRLAADLPAVGQTVRSLGRHMTGRPAQAVA
- a CDS encoding ABC transporter permease; translated protein: MRKSPLALANPLLALCIALAATLAVLFLAKAPPLTTLAVLFGGGLDSPGAWLKTLSAFIPLFLCATALLATYAAGLWNIGVEGQITMGAVFAAGVLRLPDPASCPPALALALALGAAFCGGALWALLAGALRVFGRVHELFSGLGLNFAATGVGLWLILGPWKRAGMASLSGTEPLPGAFRLPGFAGKPASMFGVVLAVIAFVLVVWLLRRTTWGLKLAAVRQNLKAARLIGLSPRRRMLEAMALCGGLAGLAGGLLVTGLYHRLIPSISGNFGYTAILAVLMVSLVPWAVPLSCFFFAVLLAGAVQLPMALELDSSLSGVIQGVLVLAFLAAGRLSLGSKFTGNQS
- a CDS encoding ABC transporter permease, which codes for MTEPLAANLAAVLFAGAPLALAALGETLSERAGVINLSVDGTILFAAMTAFAAARITGDPWIGVAAGALAGAFVAAVLAVAGLWLRAPILAVGFILTLLCRDLAYFLGHPYARQPGPDLGVWTIPGLRDIPFLGTVIGRQSPVVYGSLVAVAAVTFFLYRTRAGLALRAAGESPRAAFARGIPVERLRTLYCLIGGAFSGLAGAAYSLGVKPGWGHPQGAEGAGWIALAIVIFGGWRPSRVVLGAYFFALIQVVGIHLQDALPGVPGTIFQIAPFPVMIATLLGINIRRSGRFRDAVAGLPLLGRLAGKPPAGAPGALAGVLDQDAA
- a CDS encoding oligosaccharide flippase family protein, translating into MDTKKENPSPPAKSATPYSHGILGKFLHLAGAQWIRDGLHTVFLIYLARQSTSDYGEFMVAFGLASIVLFLGEFGLNQPLVASLSKKFTHKGDILAQYTLLKGGIMTAGWLGVLVFVLWQDYTAGLTNLVLVISAGVGLEALASSFFVAIRVEGRQDLEARIRALAAILGYGWGLALLVAGAAPHWIALFKLIENSVNLVGGVLLALAKTDFTGLTLKRKSLARTWATAKGGAVFVLMALAAILYNKANVYFLQGQAGPVKVAQYSATWELVDGMSILVSNLLLRSVLYPLFVRLWKNDKAEFTRLAGDCLRWLIGMSLPVMFILYVESDRIIGTIYGGAYQDAMWMQKYLVFTVICAFVHNLAAYLMMSQGKERLLLFIYVAGLALNLVLCAVLIPADPLLGACLAMVVTKAAVAAATTIYCHVKMDIAGLRGLLPIGLALAAGTGLYFLSWPLGVREISEFLALVPFLILVKTWRDEIRARRAATS